One window of Burkholderia vietnamiensis LMG 10929 genomic DNA carries:
- a CDS encoding Tn3 family transposase yields the protein MTKIHEPAYPVLPAELEDAELRTVYTPNTAEIRFVFGQFRQAPTRVLILAQLKLLQRLGYMPVISEVPPAIIEHVCAVLGVRPLPRTTLARYDRSGSKSRHQKILREFVRILPVDSAVHAWLAELAAHAARTKAELPDIVNVMLEELVRRRYELPPLATLTRIAGHARSQLHESIYRAFVDSLDDELKARVDALFLVRRGRTQWDELKREPKRPGPREIASFLEHIQAMNAVADGLPPVPNMLSVAKRMQFVTEARALDVHEMRALKPAKRYTLALLFMLAQRQKALDDVAEIFIKTVRNLEHTAKLRLQQYQLAHADQLQSLVSQFRDVLNVLQDDETPAAMRIAQMRAALNGDPDAVLIRCNEHIAQAGNHIFPFLLAPYKNLRSLLFQCVEQLSLKSSSQDDALLRALDWIKRLRSSRREYLLLSDADLAELPLDWLPEKWERCVLPDGQSARLLHRKYFELCVFSQVMRELNSGDVFVEGSDQYDDPREHQVSWDEFREELPRYSEHVDFPVDGRAFAQHLKDELGALADKADAGFPENDHVEISAQGLILHRLDKKPDPPNRTLIDQAITASMRPVSILDILTETEQWLDLHRLFGPLSGFEAKVDDPRKRFITTLFCYGCNLGPTQTARSVKNLSRKQVAWLNLKHVTEERLDKATVKVINAYNQFALPKFWGSGKRVSADGTKWNLYEQNLLSEYHIRYGGYGGIGYYHVSDMYIALFSHFIPCGVHEAVYILDGLIKNASEVQPDTVHGDTHAQSAPVFALAHLLGINLMPRIRDIKELVFYKADRRRRYKNIESLFRASIDWGLIERHFPDMLRVAVSIKAGRMTPSTILRRLGSESVKNKLYFAFRELGRVIRTMFLLRYINDPEMRQTIHAATNKSEQFNDFAKWLMFGGEVIAENIRHEQRKVIKYNQLVANMVILYNVQWISRKLKMLQDKGLPIDAEVLQALSPYRREHINRLGSYLLDLQRRAAPLDPSIDFSFESAA from the coding sequence ATGACCAAAATTCACGAACCTGCGTACCCGGTACTCCCGGCGGAGCTGGAGGACGCGGAATTGCGGACGGTCTACACACCCAACACGGCGGAGATCCGGTTCGTCTTCGGCCAGTTCCGCCAAGCGCCTACCCGCGTGCTGATCCTTGCGCAACTTAAGCTGCTACAGCGCCTCGGGTACATGCCGGTGATCTCGGAAGTTCCGCCCGCCATCATCGAACACGTGTGCGCGGTGCTCGGCGTCCGTCCGCTACCGCGCACAACTCTCGCGCGCTACGACCGCTCGGGCAGCAAATCCCGGCACCAGAAAATCCTGCGCGAGTTCGTCCGGATTCTCCCTGTCGACAGCGCAGTCCACGCATGGCTGGCTGAGTTAGCGGCTCATGCGGCCCGGACCAAGGCGGAATTGCCCGATATCGTCAACGTGATGCTGGAAGAGTTGGTGCGGCGCCGCTACGAACTGCCGCCCCTCGCGACGCTCACGCGGATCGCCGGCCACGCCCGCAGTCAGCTCCATGAGTCGATTTATCGTGCCTTCGTCGACTCTCTCGATGATGAGCTGAAGGCCCGTGTCGACGCGCTGTTTCTTGTCCGGCGCGGGCGAACGCAGTGGGACGAGCTCAAGCGCGAACCGAAGCGCCCCGGACCACGCGAGATCGCGAGTTTCCTCGAGCACATTCAAGCCATGAACGCGGTGGCGGACGGCTTGCCGCCCGTGCCGAACATGCTCTCGGTTGCGAAGCGCATGCAGTTCGTCACCGAAGCACGCGCGCTCGACGTGCACGAAATGCGGGCGCTCAAGCCCGCCAAGCGCTACACGCTCGCGCTACTGTTCATGCTCGCGCAACGCCAGAAGGCGCTCGACGACGTCGCCGAGATTTTCATCAAGACGGTGCGCAACCTCGAGCACACCGCCAAGCTGCGACTTCAGCAGTACCAGCTTGCGCACGCCGACCAATTGCAGTCGCTCGTCAGTCAGTTCCGCGACGTCCTGAACGTGCTGCAGGATGACGAAACGCCCGCGGCCATGCGTATCGCGCAGATGCGCGCCGCGTTGAACGGCGATCCCGATGCCGTGCTAATCCGCTGCAACGAGCATATCGCGCAGGCCGGCAATCACATCTTCCCATTCCTGCTTGCCCCGTACAAAAACCTGCGGTCGTTGTTGTTTCAGTGCGTCGAGCAACTGTCGCTGAAATCCAGTTCGCAGGACGACGCTTTGCTTCGAGCGCTCGACTGGATCAAGCGGCTCCGGTCGTCGCGACGGGAGTATCTGCTGCTCAGCGACGCCGATCTCGCAGAGTTGCCGCTCGACTGGCTCCCGGAAAAGTGGGAGCGATGCGTGTTGCCGGATGGCCAATCGGCACGCCTGCTGCACCGGAAGTACTTCGAGCTTTGCGTGTTCAGCCAGGTCATGCGGGAGCTCAATTCCGGCGACGTTTTTGTCGAGGGCAGCGATCAATACGACGACCCGCGCGAACACCAGGTGTCGTGGGACGAATTCCGCGAGGAATTGCCGCGCTATAGTGAGCACGTCGACTTCCCGGTCGATGGTCGGGCCTTCGCCCAGCATCTGAAGGACGAACTCGGCGCGCTGGCCGACAAGGCCGACGCGGGTTTCCCGGAAAACGACCACGTCGAGATCAGTGCACAGGGTCTCATTCTCCATCGGCTCGACAAGAAACCCGACCCGCCCAACCGGACCCTGATTGACCAGGCGATCACGGCTTCGATGCGACCGGTTAGCATCCTGGATATCCTCACCGAAACCGAGCAATGGCTCGATTTGCATCGGCTCTTCGGGCCGCTCTCGGGATTCGAGGCGAAGGTCGACGATCCGCGCAAGCGCTTTATCACGACGCTGTTCTGCTACGGCTGCAATCTCGGGCCAACACAGACAGCGCGCTCGGTCAAGAATCTGAGCCGCAAGCAGGTCGCGTGGCTGAACCTGAAGCATGTCACCGAAGAACGGCTCGACAAGGCGACCGTCAAGGTGATCAACGCGTACAACCAGTTCGCGCTGCCGAAATTCTGGGGCTCGGGCAAGCGCGTGTCGGCGGATGGGACGAAGTGGAATCTGTACGAGCAGAACCTGCTGTCGGAATACCATATCCGCTACGGCGGCTATGGCGGGATCGGCTACTACCACGTGTCCGACATGTATATCGCGCTGTTCAGCCACTTCATTCCGTGCGGCGTACACGAGGCGGTGTACATCCTCGATGGCCTGATCAAGAATGCCTCCGAGGTGCAGCCGGACACCGTGCATGGCGACACGCACGCACAAAGCGCGCCGGTGTTCGCGCTCGCGCATCTGCTCGGGATCAACCTGATGCCGCGTATTCGCGATATCAAGGAGCTGGTGTTCTACAAGGCCGATCGGCGCCGGCGCTACAAGAACATCGAGTCGCTGTTTCGGGCCAGCATCGACTGGGGGCTGATCGAACGGCATTTCCCCGACATGCTGCGCGTTGCGGTCTCAATCAAGGCCGGACGGATGACGCCGTCGACAATCCTGCGCCGCCTCGGTTCCGAGAGCGTCAAGAACAAGCTGTACTTTGCTTTCCGCGAACTCGGCCGCGTGATCCGCACGATGTTCCTGCTGCGCTACATCAACGACCCGGAAATGCGCCAGACCATCCACGCGGCGACGAACAAAAGCGAGCAGTTCAACGACTTCGCGAAGTGGCTGATGTTCGGCGGGGAAGTGATCGCCGAAAATATCCGGCACGAGCAGCGCAAGGTCATCAAGTACAACCAGCTCGTCGCGAACATGGTGATTCTGTACAACGTGCAGTGGATTTCGCGCAAGCTCAAGATGCTGCAGGACAAGGGCCTGCCGATCGATGCCGAAGTGTTGCAAGCACTCTCGCCGTATCGACGTGAACACATCAACCGGCTCGGCTCCTATCTGCTGGATCTCCAGCGGAGGGCGGCGCCACTCGATCCGAGTATCGATTTCTCTTTTGAATCAGCTGCTTAG
- a CDS encoding NAD(P)/FAD-dependent oxidoreductase — protein sequence MTSSENSSVSNPLRTDVLIVGAGPVGLFAAFEAGVIGLSCQIVDGIERPGGQCIELYPDKPIYDIPAVPSCTARDLVDRLVEQCRPFNPPMHLGQRIERLDPLEGGRWLARTDKGHTFDAAAILIAAGNGAFVPQRLALDEAARLEGRYVHYRVSDMNGLAGTNVVVAGGGDSALDWALALRSVARHVTLVHRRSGFSATDSSVARLRQAVAAGEMDFVVGTIARLNSPVGPLESIEVRQIGGSVCLDADQLLVLYGLVADLGPIVNWGIAIQAGRIVVDTSYYESSRPGIFAAGDIACYPNKQKLILCGFHEASLALRKAYNYAFPDKKRVHVHSSYDAKLAERVAAVHP from the coding sequence GTGACATCCTCGGAAAATTCGTCGGTCTCGAATCCTTTACGAACCGACGTGCTGATCGTCGGAGCAGGTCCCGTGGGCCTGTTCGCCGCGTTCGAGGCAGGCGTAATCGGACTCTCGTGCCAGATTGTCGACGGGATCGAGCGCCCCGGTGGCCAGTGCATCGAACTGTACCCAGACAAACCGATCTACGATATCCCGGCGGTACCGTCGTGCACCGCGCGCGATCTCGTCGATCGCCTCGTTGAACAATGCCGGCCCTTCAATCCCCCGATGCATCTCGGTCAGCGCATCGAGAGGCTCGATCCGCTCGAGGGCGGTCGATGGCTTGCCCGCACCGACAAGGGGCATACGTTTGACGCTGCGGCGATCCTGATTGCCGCCGGCAACGGCGCGTTCGTGCCACAGCGGCTGGCCCTCGACGAGGCGGCACGCCTTGAAGGCCGGTACGTCCATTACAGAGTCTCCGACATGAACGGCTTAGCCGGGACGAACGTCGTGGTCGCGGGCGGCGGCGACTCCGCACTCGACTGGGCGCTGGCGCTGCGCTCAGTCGCGCGGCACGTCACGCTCGTTCATCGACGCAGCGGCTTCAGCGCGACAGACTCGAGCGTCGCCCGGTTGCGTCAGGCGGTCGCGGCGGGTGAGATGGATTTCGTGGTCGGCACGATTGCCCGGCTGAATTCGCCCGTGGGGCCGCTCGAATCGATCGAAGTTCGCCAGATTGGCGGCTCTGTGTGCCTCGACGCCGACCAATTGCTCGTGCTGTACGGACTTGTCGCGGACCTGGGTCCGATCGTCAACTGGGGAATCGCCATACAGGCCGGACGGATTGTCGTCGATACGTCATACTACGAAAGCTCGCGGCCAGGTATCTTCGCGGCAGGCGACATTGCCTGCTACCCAAACAAGCAGAAGCTGATCCTGTGCGGGTTTCATGAGGCCTCGCTCGCGTTGCGCAAGGCATACAATTATGCATTTCCCGACAAGAAGCGTGTGCATGTGCACTCGAGCTACGACGCAAAGCTTGCCGAGCGCGTGGCCGCCGTTCATCCGTAG
- a CDS encoding succinate dehydrogenase iron-sulfur subunit: MSDTRTFEIFRYDPDRDPRPYMQTYEIAVADSDRMLLDVLVRLKALDETLSFRRSCREGVCGSDAMNINRKNGLACITNLNDLPRHTVLRPLPGLPVVRDLIVDMTAFFKQYHSIKPYLINDTPPPERERRQSPEERDQLDGLYECILCACCSSACPSYWWNPDKYVGPAGLLQAYRFLVDSRDEGTGERLDNLDDPYRLFRCRTILNCTDVCPKGLNPARAIGEIRTMLARRTI; this comes from the coding sequence GTGAGTGACACAAGAACCTTTGAAATTTTTCGCTACGATCCGGATCGGGATCCCAGGCCGTACATGCAAACGTACGAGATAGCGGTTGCCGATAGTGACCGGATGTTGCTCGATGTACTTGTCCGCCTCAAGGCACTGGACGAGACGCTGAGCTTTCGTCGTTCGTGTCGTGAAGGCGTGTGTGGTTCGGATGCAATGAACATCAACCGCAAGAACGGGCTTGCTTGCATCACCAACCTCAACGATCTCCCCCGCCATACGGTGCTGCGTCCGCTGCCCGGGTTGCCGGTCGTTCGCGACCTGATCGTGGACATGACTGCGTTCTTCAAGCAGTACCACTCGATTAAGCCCTATCTGATCAACGACACTCCCCCACCCGAACGGGAAAGGCGTCAGTCGCCCGAGGAACGCGACCAACTCGACGGCCTCTACGAGTGTATTTTGTGCGCGTGCTGTTCCAGCGCGTGCCCCTCGTACTGGTGGAATCCAGATAAATATGTCGGTCCTGCAGGTCTCCTGCAGGCCTACCGCTTTCTGGTCGATTCCCGCGACGAGGGCACGGGCGAGCGGCTGGACAATCTTGACGATCCGTATCGCCTCTTCCGGTGCCGGACGATACTGAACTGCACGGACGTCTGCCCCAAAGGCCTGAACCCGGCCAGGGCAATCGGCGAGATCCGCACCATGCTTGCGCGCCGAACGATCTGA
- a CDS encoding cupin domain-containing protein, giving the protein MAMPRVTQGELIDVRPLGEALRDSKSVTLMRSDHLEVVRLVLPAGKHISEHRAPGEITVQCLEGVVKFGTGAGAQLMRSGDMLFLLAGEPHWLEAVENASVLVTLYLPHGR; this is encoded by the coding sequence ATGGCAATGCCACGGGTGACACAGGGGGAACTGATCGACGTTCGCCCCCTCGGTGAGGCACTGCGGGATTCGAAATCCGTCACGCTCATGCGCTCGGATCACTTGGAGGTCGTTCGACTTGTGCTTCCGGCGGGCAAGCACATCTCCGAGCACCGGGCGCCCGGAGAAATAACCGTGCAGTGTCTCGAAGGCGTCGTCAAATTCGGCACGGGCGCGGGAGCCCAACTGATGCGCAGCGGGGATATGCTATTTCTGTTGGCCGGGGAGCCACATTGGCTCGAGGCCGTGGAGAACGCCTCGGTACTGGTAACCCTTTATCTCCCACATGGTCGTTAG
- a CDS encoding carboxymuconolactone decarboxylase family protein, with the protein MMDDSMYPQWTAEIATRRRELAPEALAAFRAFNSSVFGDGALPAKTKQLIAVAVAHVTQCPYCIRGHTKEALKAGASENEIMEAIWVAAEMRAGAAYAHSALALDVMKQEGQSREARHDEHH; encoded by the coding sequence ATGATGGACGACTCAATGTATCCGCAGTGGACCGCGGAAATTGCTACCCGACGCCGGGAACTCGCCCCCGAAGCGCTCGCTGCGTTCCGGGCTTTCAATAGCAGCGTGTTTGGCGACGGCGCGCTGCCGGCGAAAACGAAGCAGCTGATCGCCGTGGCCGTCGCACATGTGACGCAGTGTCCCTATTGCATCCGTGGTCACACAAAGGAGGCCTTGAAAGCCGGGGCATCGGAGAATGAGATCATGGAAGCGATCTGGGTCGCGGCCGAGATGCGTGCCGGTGCAGCTTACGCGCATTCGGCACTCGCGCTCGACGTGATGAAGCAAGAGGGGCAATCGCGCGAGGCTCGGCATGACGAGCATCATTGA
- a CDS encoding hemerythrin domain-containing protein: MTSIIDNLIAEHRRLERLVRLLERQAILRDAQAATNAAVLVDALYYLTRFPDVNHHALEDRIIIKLLEKQALPPGLAGELSAQHATLASQGHALMQDLESMVRDENMSRELLEFRIRLYAERLRHNMAVEELTLFPTATRYLDCGDYSSILQASPNQSADPLFQNPVHERFVQLHRIIAAEADCGCPEGGA; the protein is encoded by the coding sequence ATGACGAGCATCATTGACAACCTGATCGCCGAGCACCGGCGTCTGGAGCGACTCGTGCGGCTTCTCGAACGTCAAGCAATACTCCGTGACGCGCAGGCGGCAACGAATGCCGCAGTGCTTGTGGATGCCCTCTATTACCTCACGCGGTTTCCCGACGTGAACCACCATGCACTGGAGGATCGCATCATCATCAAGCTGCTCGAGAAGCAGGCGTTGCCCCCCGGGTTGGCAGGCGAACTGTCGGCGCAGCACGCGACACTGGCTTCTCAGGGCCACGCACTGATGCAAGATCTCGAATCCATGGTGCGCGATGAAAATATGTCGAGAGAGCTCCTCGAATTTCGCATCCGGCTGTACGCAGAACGGCTTCGCCATAACATGGCGGTTGAGGAACTCACGCTGTTTCCGACGGCGACGCGTTATCTGGATTGCGGCGACTATTCCTCGATTCTGCAGGCAAGCCCAAACCAGTCTGCCGACCCACTTTTTCAGAACCCGGTCCACGAGCGCTTTGTGCAACTGCACCGCATAATCGCGGCCGAAGCCGATTGCGGATGCCCGGAGGGTGGCGCGTAG
- a CDS encoding helix-turn-helix domain-containing protein, translated as MLTITEPYGGSTFLYCREPFVRQTDQGRPASNIACKTCAMAGLCTRSSIDTLTHERLNAAMQCVRTVHRGHALYRPGDTFASIYAIRAGSFKTVVMHQEGHEQVTGFGIVGDTLGIDGIATGRHSCEAIALEDSSVCAMPFDLLEMLCREVKAVQRHVHQMLGAEIVRESVLMMLLGTTTAEERVATFLVDLSKRWQARGYSAAVFTLKMTREEVGSYLGLKLETVSRMLSKLQGRGLIEVRGKDLRILDIDGLKKLATDVGPATFRGQPHRAAFGYAPDVRLPEHRLGAH; from the coding sequence ATGTTGACCATAACTGAACCTTACGGAGGTTCGACATTTCTCTACTGTCGCGAGCCGTTCGTGCGGCAAACCGACCAAGGGAGGCCGGCGTCAAACATCGCCTGCAAGACATGCGCGATGGCAGGACTATGCACCCGCAGTTCAATAGACACCTTGACCCACGAGCGGCTCAACGCCGCCATGCAGTGCGTCCGTACCGTGCATCGCGGGCATGCGCTGTATCGCCCTGGCGACACCTTCGCGAGCATCTATGCTATCCGCGCGGGTTCGTTCAAGACCGTGGTCATGCATCAGGAGGGGCATGAGCAGGTCACGGGCTTCGGCATCGTAGGCGACACGCTTGGCATCGATGGCATTGCCACCGGCAGACACAGTTGTGAGGCGATTGCGCTGGAAGACAGTTCCGTGTGCGCGATGCCGTTTGACCTACTCGAGATGCTGTGCCGGGAAGTGAAGGCAGTCCAGCGCCATGTGCATCAGATGCTGGGCGCTGAAATCGTGCGCGAGTCTGTCCTCATGATGCTGCTGGGCACTACGACGGCTGAGGAGCGGGTGGCCACCTTTCTCGTCGACCTGTCGAAGCGTTGGCAGGCGCGCGGCTACTCCGCTGCTGTTTTCACACTGAAGATGACGCGCGAGGAGGTTGGCAGCTACCTCGGCCTGAAACTCGAGACAGTCAGCCGGATGTTGTCAAAATTGCAGGGGCGAGGGCTGATCGAGGTGCGTGGCAAGGATCTCCGGATTCTCGATATTGACGGGTTGAAGAAGCTGGCGACAGACGTTGGCCCTGCTACCTTCCGGGGTCAACCGCACCGGGCGGCATTCGGGTACGCGCCTGATGTTCGCTTGCCAGAACATCGGCTAGGAGCACATTGA
- a CDS encoding DUF2249 domain-containing protein: MRNRAEVLPILSQQYLFDARGIAKRFRHAAIFGALNELESAEVMRFVNDHDPLPLVAQIEHHFGPRVDIGYVDREPGNIVIDFTVTAVN, from the coding sequence ATGCGAAATCGAGCAGAAGTCCTGCCCATTCTTTCCCAGCAATACCTCTTCGATGCCCGCGGCATCGCCAAGCGTTTCCGCCACGCGGCCATTTTCGGCGCGCTCAATGAGCTGGAGTCAGCCGAGGTGATGCGCTTCGTCAACGATCATGACCCGCTGCCGCTCGTGGCCCAAATCGAGCATCACTTCGGGCCGCGCGTGGATATCGGGTACGTCGATCGCGAGCCGGGCAACATCGTAATTGACTTCACGGTGACGGCGGTGAATTGA
- a CDS encoding hemerythrin domain-containing protein, whose translation MKSNNLLVKSAPSFDEPIEMLRACHERIAAQCATLKKLAAHLPVHGTDTQAQQAARNIMRYFDIAGPHHHADEEQDLFPMLIKVGQRHGSSVTIRIASLLDEHQSLEAGWVRLRPVLSDIGQGKARLLERVWVDDFADAYRGHIALEESEILPFAEASLDRRQMANLSAAMVARRTITS comes from the coding sequence ATGAAGTCGAACAATCTATTGGTCAAGTCTGCGCCCTCGTTCGACGAACCGATCGAGATGCTCAGGGCGTGTCACGAACGCATTGCCGCACAGTGCGCCACGCTCAAGAAGCTCGCAGCGCACCTTCCCGTGCACGGCACTGATACCCAAGCGCAGCAAGCAGCCAGAAACATCATGCGTTATTTCGACATCGCGGGCCCACATCATCATGCGGATGAGGAACAGGATCTCTTTCCAATGCTGATTAAGGTCGGTCAACGGCACGGCTCGTCGGTGACTATACGAATCGCATCCTTGCTAGACGAGCATCAATCGCTGGAGGCAGGGTGGGTACGGTTGCGACCTGTGCTCTCCGATATCGGCCAAGGGAAAGCAAGGCTGCTTGAGCGCGTTTGGGTGGATGACTTTGCCGATGCGTACCGCGGCCACATCGCGTTGGAGGAAAGCGAGATTCTGCCATTTGCCGAAGCGAGCCTCGATCGGCGGCAGATGGCCAACCTAAGCGCGGCTATGGTGGCCCGACGCACCATTACGTCGTAA
- a CDS encoding NnrS family protein: MKMHLPHRSSFVSPASELPVLRLGFRPFYLGGALFGALAILVWLGALHGIVPAGRMTSLNGILWHTHEMIFGFAAAIVAGFLLTAVRAWTSLKTPSGAPLALLWLLWLVGRIAVWSGPALLAAIVDSAFLPVLMIALLRVLIRARNRHNIFVPVVLGMLGLLNILFHAWVLQGRADLAMRSAGAAVGLLVTLVTIIAGRVTPTFTANAVPGYTFRRWRVVEALAVPLPLLAFGFDALGASAWLVGSAAGATAVVHGIRLAEWRSWKVGRRPILAILHAAYAWVPVGFGLLMLSTVGLVPHSIALHALTVGALGGAIIAMITRTALGHTGRKLVAGPTEIACYCLVIAAAVLRVFGPLLASGWSAWWIDAAGLCWCVAFAMYAFQYWPYLTRPRTDGKAG; this comes from the coding sequence ATGAAAATGCATCTGCCGCACCGTTCTTCGTTCGTGTCACCTGCGTCGGAGCTGCCGGTCCTGAGACTCGGCTTCCGGCCGTTTTACCTAGGGGGCGCGCTGTTCGGTGCGCTCGCCATTCTGGTCTGGCTTGGCGCGCTGCATGGCATTGTGCCGGCAGGTCGGATGACGTCACTCAATGGCATCCTGTGGCATACGCATGAGATGATCTTCGGGTTTGCCGCAGCCATCGTTGCTGGCTTTCTGCTGACCGCGGTGCGGGCCTGGACCTCGCTCAAAACACCATCCGGCGCACCGTTGGCCCTGTTATGGCTTCTGTGGCTCGTGGGGCGCATTGCGGTATGGTCCGGCCCGGCGCTGCTGGCCGCGATCGTGGATTCGGCGTTTCTGCCGGTCCTGATGATCGCCCTGCTGCGCGTGCTTATCCGGGCACGCAACCGCCACAATATCTTTGTACCCGTCGTGCTGGGCATGCTCGGCCTTCTGAACATCCTGTTTCACGCATGGGTGCTGCAGGGACGGGCCGATCTGGCAATGCGCTCTGCTGGCGCCGCCGTTGGGCTGCTGGTGACGCTCGTCACTATCATCGCGGGTCGAGTGACGCCGACGTTCACTGCCAACGCTGTGCCCGGCTATACATTCAGGCGCTGGCGGGTAGTCGAAGCGCTGGCCGTGCCACTGCCGCTGCTGGCATTTGGGTTCGACGCGCTAGGCGCGAGTGCGTGGCTTGTTGGCAGCGCGGCGGGTGCGACGGCGGTGGTCCATGGCATCCGGCTTGCTGAATGGCGTTCGTGGAAGGTCGGCCGCCGGCCGATTCTCGCGATCCTTCACGCGGCCTACGCCTGGGTCCCAGTCGGCTTCGGCCTGTTGATGCTGAGTACCGTCGGACTGGTGCCACATTCAATCGCGCTGCATGCCCTTACGGTCGGTGCACTCGGAGGAGCGATCATCGCCATGATCACACGGACCGCGCTCGGACATACCGGCCGCAAGCTCGTCGCCGGACCAACTGAGATTGCCTGTTACTGCCTCGTGATCGCCGCCGCCGTTCTACGCGTTTTTGGTCCGTTGCTTGCGAGTGGCTGGAGCGCGTGGTGGATCGACGCCGCCGGCTTGTGCTGGTGCGTGGCGTTCGCCATGTACGCATTCCAATATTGGCCCTACCTGACACGCCCGCGAACTGACGGCAAGGCTGGCTGA
- a CDS encoding RrF2 family transcriptional regulator, translating to MHLTLYTDYTLRVMMYLALKYPGGGVSTIDEIAGAYGISRNHLTKVVHELSQLGFIETSRGRAGGACLARAPEQISVGEIVRTAEKDFAVVSCHDMTVAHGCTIFPVCNLRHRLYRAVDAFLHELDTMTLREAIAAPTVAATVLGMADSRELVSVSRPRGSTSRRTGGPQ from the coding sequence ATGCACCTCACTCTCTACACCGATTACACGCTTCGGGTGATGATGTATCTGGCTCTGAAGTACCCAGGCGGTGGCGTTTCGACGATCGACGAAATCGCGGGCGCCTACGGTATTTCACGCAATCATTTGACGAAAGTCGTGCACGAGCTCAGCCAACTCGGCTTCATTGAAACCTCGCGCGGTCGCGCTGGCGGCGCTTGCCTGGCGCGCGCGCCCGAGCAGATTTCGGTAGGGGAAATCGTGCGGACCGCCGAAAAAGATTTTGCCGTCGTGAGTTGCCACGATATGACCGTCGCACACGGCTGCACGATTTTTCCGGTCTGCAACCTCCGGCACAGGTTGTACCGGGCGGTCGACGCCTTTCTCCACGAGCTCGACACCATGACGCTGCGAGAAGCCATTGCGGCGCCCACGGTGGCCGCGACTGTCCTGGGCATGGCAGACTCTCGCGAGTTGGTATCGGTGTCGCGCCCGCGTGGCAGTACGAGTCGCCGCACTGGAGGCCCTCAATGA